A stretch of Chloracidobacterium sp. DNA encodes these proteins:
- a CDS encoding acyl-CoA thioesterase: MSEKRLLMTVLMSPDMANFSGHVHGGAMLRLLDQVAYACASRYSGSYVVTVSVDQVIFREPVHVGELVTFRASVNYTGTTSMEVGIRVEAENIQKRTSRHVITCYFTMVAVDEQGRPRRIPPVTLENDDDRRRWAAAQLRRRYRKEIERHSLEIRQHPQKFMQEIMESHAGARHATERLGSPEEATTAATDA; this comes from the coding sequence ATGTCTGAAAAACGACTGTTAATGACGGTCTTGATGTCGCCGGATATGGCGAACTTTTCCGGCCACGTCCACGGCGGCGCCATGCTGCGATTGCTCGACCAAGTCGCCTACGCCTGCGCTTCGCGGTACTCCGGCAGCTACGTTGTGACGGTTTCCGTGGATCAGGTGATCTTCCGTGAGCCAGTTCACGTTGGTGAGTTGGTCACATTTCGGGCGTCGGTCAACTATACGGGGACAACCTCCATGGAGGTTGGCATCCGGGTGGAGGCAGAAAACATCCAGAAACGCACGTCGCGGCATGTCATAACGTGCTACTTCACAATGGTGGCTGTGGACGAGCAGGGGCGGCCGCGGCGGATTCCGCCGGTGACGCTAGAAAACGATGACGACCGGCGGCGGTGGGCGGCTGCACAACTCCGGCGGCGGTATCGCAAGGAAATCGAACGACACAGCTTGGAGATCCGCCAGCATCCGCAGAAATTTATGCAGGAAATCATGGAGTCCCACGCCGGCGCCCGGCATGCCACTGAACGGCTGGGAAGCCCGGAAGAGGCGACCACGGCGGCTACAGATGCGTAA
- a CDS encoding segregation/condensation protein A has product MLSPTTPPVSQTLFAGASPDAAPGDYHVRLEVFEGPLDLLLHLIKRHELDITDIPIARITAEYLAYIQALRDLDFDVAGEFLVMAATLIHIKSRMLLPATAEATTEAAAEDPRAELVRQLLEHQRYRAAAQVLWTRYEVEQGVYTRPVQESPAGEVSVTVFDLLETFKRLLDRRRQRLELAIAHETMTQARKLAELRALLETQPRLNATRLFEAARSKREMVCLFLAILELLREGVVRFIQTETFGDIHLERLSPPVETPVAL; this is encoded by the coding sequence ATGTTGTCGCCGACCACTCCGCCGGTTTCCCAAACGCTGTTCGCCGGGGCGTCACCGGACGCCGCTCCGGGCGATTACCACGTCCGGCTGGAGGTGTTTGAGGGGCCGCTAGACCTGCTGCTGCATCTCATTAAGCGGCATGAACTCGACATCACCGACATTCCTATTGCACGCATCACAGCGGAGTATCTGGCCTACATTCAGGCGCTCCGCGACTTGGATTTTGATGTCGCCGGGGAGTTTCTGGTCATGGCGGCGACGCTCATTCACATCAAGTCACGGATGCTCTTACCCGCGACGGCTGAGGCGACAACCGAAGCGGCGGCTGAAGACCCCCGGGCCGAGTTGGTGCGGCAGCTTTTGGAGCACCAGCGGTATCGGGCGGCGGCGCAGGTGTTGTGGACGCGCTATGAGGTGGAACAGGGGGTTTACACGCGGCCAGTCCAGGAGTCGCCAGCCGGTGAGGTCAGCGTCACGGTTTTTGATCTGTTGGAGACTTTCAAGCGCCTGCTCGACCGCCGCCGCCAGCGGCTCGAACTGGCGATTGCGCACGAGACGATGACGCAGGCGCGCAAGTTGGCGGAGTTGCGCGCCCTGCTGGAGACGCAGCCGCGCCTCAACGCCACCCGACTCTTTGAAGCCGCTCGCAGCAAACGGGAAATGGTTTGCCTGTTTTTGGCCATCTTGGAACTGCTCCGCGAAGGGGTGGTGCGCTTTATTCAGACGGAAACGTTTGGCGACATCCACCTTGAGCGCCTGTCGCCTCCCGTGGAGACGCCCGTCGCACTATGA
- the scpB gene encoding SMC-Scp complex subunit ScpB, with protein MTLDTLKAILETLIFVAEEPLTRKQMTELLPEVSPEMIETALAALVADYAHRGLELREIAGGWQMATRPELSEYVRRYHRARPAARLSLAALETLAVIAYKQPITVPEILEIRGVSSSSAIKTLLDRKLIVPKGRKECVGRPILYGTSKEFLIQFGLKDLSVLPNLEDLAELDAPTT; from the coding sequence ATGACGCTCGATACGCTGAAAGCCATTTTGGAGACCTTGATCTTCGTCGCTGAAGAGCCGTTGACGCGCAAGCAGATGACGGAGTTGTTGCCTGAAGTCTCGCCGGAGATGATCGAGACGGCGCTGGCGGCGCTGGTCGCCGATTATGCACACCGTGGTCTAGAACTGCGTGAGATTGCAGGCGGTTGGCAAATGGCGACGCGCCCTGAATTGAGTGAATATGTTCGGCGCTACCACCGCGCGCGGCCGGCGGCGCGCCTGTCGCTGGCCGCGCTGGAAACCTTGGCCGTCATCGCCTATAAGCAACCCATCACCGTACCTGAAATCCTTGAAATTCGCGGCGTCAGCTCGTCATCGGCCATCAAAACCCTGCTTGACCGGAAACTCATCGTTCCGAAGGGTCGCAAGGAGTGTGTGGGGCGGCCAATCTTGTACGGTACGTCGAAGGAGTTTCTCATCCAGTTCGGCCTCAAGGACTTGAGCGTGCTGCCCAATCTGGAGGATTTAGCGGAGCTGGACGCCCCGACAACATGA
- a CDS encoding gluconolaconase, protein MLEILQLRPQAGVPGGLIVIDCRGFDATDYAACDVLFGETPARIVSASPDRVLVTVPSELSERDRLAGIQLLSAGKVSARVPFLVAELLADNLHPVANPAYDPETGTIFTTISGSRGKKVEVSVWRIGPDGKATPFLDNIMNPTGLAFDRDGTLYITSRHNGVLYRVSSFGEVVPFAENLGIATGLAIDRTGNLFVGDRQGTIYRVTPLGDVTPYARLEPSMAAYHLAFSPDGNLYVTAPTAAGTREAVYRVTPTGKVEPWFVGLGRPQGLAFDQAGNAYVCASMDGLRGVIKIAPDAQDAELFIAGMRLVGLAFDDRGAAILASNHEIYRVSVGVIGYNPTRA, encoded by the coding sequence ATGCTTGAAATTCTTCAGCTTCGGCCGCAGGCCGGCGTGCCGGGCGGCCTAATCGTCATTGATTGCCGTGGATTTGACGCGACGGACTATGCGGCCTGTGATGTATTGTTCGGCGAGACGCCGGCCCGCATCGTCAGCGCCTCACCGGATCGGGTTCTGGTGACGGTTCCCAGCGAACTGAGCGAACGGGACCGACTGGCCGGTATACAACTGCTGTCGGCCGGCAAAGTCAGCGCCCGCGTACCGTTTCTGGTCGCCGAACTTCTGGCGGACAATCTCCATCCAGTCGCCAACCCTGCCTATGATCCTGAAACTGGGACAATTTTCACCACGATTTCCGGGTCGCGCGGCAAGAAGGTCGAGGTCTCCGTCTGGCGGATTGGGCCGGACGGTAAGGCGACGCCGTTTCTGGACAACATCATGAACCCGACCGGCCTCGCTTTCGACCGTGATGGGACGCTTTATATCACGAGCCGTCACAACGGTGTCTTGTACCGGGTGTCGTCCTTCGGCGAGGTCGTCCCCTTTGCTGAGAATCTAGGAATTGCGACGGGGCTGGCAATTGACCGCACCGGCAACCTCTTTGTCGGCGATCGGCAGGGAACAATCTACCGGGTGACGCCATTGGGTGACGTGACGCCCTACGCGCGACTAGAGCCGAGCATGGCGGCCTACCACTTGGCTTTCTCGCCGGACGGCAACCTCTATGTCACCGCCCCGACTGCAGCCGGGACGCGCGAGGCGGTCTATCGTGTGACGCCGACTGGCAAAGTCGAGCCGTGGTTTGTGGGTTTAGGCCGCCCGCAAGGGCTGGCCTTCGACCAAGCCGGCAACGCTTACGTCTGCGCCAGCATGGACGGACTGCGAGGCGTAATCAAAATCGCGCCGGACGCGCAGGACGCCGAGTTGTTCATCGCCGGTATGCGCCTCGTTGGCTTGGCGTTTGACGACCGGGGCGCGGCGATTTTGGCGTCCAATCACGAAATCTATCGCGTTTCGGTTGGGGTCATTGGCTATAACCCTACCCGAGCCTGA
- a CDS encoding site-2 protease family protein: MRDIHLGNIVLGFVAFLFSLCVHEFAHAWTSERFGDDTGRYQGRVTLDPRAHIDPIGSILFPLIGLLTGGFIFGWAKPVEVNPSRWKNKVVANITVSAAGPISNLLLALGATLTVKLLLVGVGMSREDVFGFFMGADLSDAGALFGFAEPVLTFLWMMIVINLLLAVFNMIPIPPLDGSHILSSLLSVVSVPLMEAYESLRPYGFLLLLIASFTGLLALIYRPIVKLFLGLLVSLL; the protein is encoded by the coding sequence ATGCGGGACATCCACCTTGGCAATATCGTCCTTGGCTTTGTCGCGTTTCTTTTTTCGCTTTGCGTCCATGAATTCGCCCACGCTTGGACAAGCGAACGCTTCGGCGACGATACAGGACGCTACCAGGGCCGCGTCACGCTCGACCCACGAGCGCACATTGATCCCATCGGTTCGATTTTGTTCCCGTTAATCGGCTTGCTTACTGGCGGGTTCATTTTCGGCTGGGCAAAGCCGGTCGAAGTCAATCCTAGTCGCTGGAAGAACAAGGTCGTAGCGAACATCACCGTTTCGGCCGCCGGTCCCATCAGCAACCTGTTATTGGCGCTGGGCGCAACGCTGACGGTCAAACTGCTACTGGTCGGCGTCGGCATGAGTCGAGAAGACGTATTTGGCTTTTTCATGGGCGCGGATTTGTCCGACGCCGGGGCGTTGTTTGGGTTCGCCGAACCTGTGCTGACCTTTTTGTGGATGATGATCGTCATCAACCTGCTGCTCGCCGTCTTCAATATGATCCCCATTCCGCCCCTGGACGGCAGTCATATTCTGTCGAGTCTGCTGAGCGTGGTGAGTGTTCCGCTGATGGAGGCGTACGAAAGCTTGCGCCCGTACGGCTTTCTCCTGCTGCTTATCGCGTCGTTTACGGGACTGCTGGCGCTGATCTACCGGCCTATCGTGAAGCTGTTTCTAGGGCTGCTGGTCAGTTTGTTGTGA